In Gossypium raimondii isolate GPD5lz chromosome 12, ASM2569854v1, whole genome shotgun sequence, a single window of DNA contains:
- the LOC105765033 gene encoding tobamovirus multiplication protein 2A, whose protein sequence is MACRGCLECLLKLLNFLMTVAGLAMVGYGIYLFVKYKDAADTVMLLSPVGSDQDLIQLGRPMLMAVSLSSSIFDNLPKAWFLYLFIGVGVVLFIISCFGCIGTATRNLCCLTCYSLLVILLILVELGCAAFIFFDKSWKDEIPTDKTGDFDMIYEFLEENWTILKWVALGIVVLEAFIFLLALMVRAANIPADYDSDDEFIAPREQRQPLISRPPSVPASGVPVSVSLDQRPSRNDAWSARMREKYGLDTSEFTYNPAESNRYQQVVPPPAEERSRCTIM, encoded by the exons ATGGCTTGTAGAGGATGCTTAGAATGCTTGCTGAAGCTCTTGAACTTTTTGATGACTGTTGCTGGTTTGGCAATGGTTGGATATGGAATCTACTTGTTTGTTAAGTACAAAGATGCTGCTGATACAGTCATGCTTTTGTCACCTGTGGGCAGTGATCAAGACTTGATACAGCTTGGTCGGCCAATGCTCATGGCTGTGTCTCTTTCGTCTAGTATATTTGATAATCTACCAAAAGCATG gtttttatatttatttattggagTAGGTGTGGTTCTCTTCATTATATCCTGTTTTGGTTGTATTGGCACTGCGACAAGGAATTTATGTTGCTTGACTTGT TATTCGCTGCTCGTAATCTTGTTGATCTTGGTGGAACTGGGATGTGcagctttcattttttttgacaaaagcTGGAAAGAT GAGATTCCTACGGATAAGACAGGAGATTTTGACATGATATATGAATTTCTGGAAGAAAACTGGACTATTCTCAAATGGGTTGCTCTCGGAATTGTTGTCCTAGAG GCTTTCATTTTCTTGTTAGCACTTATGGTCAGGGCTGCCAATATTCCTGCTGATTATGACAGTGATGATGAGTTCATTGCACCAAGGGAACAAAGACAGCCTTTAATTAGCAGGCCACCCTCAGTTCCAGCTTCAGGTGTACCTGTTTCTGTCAGCCTTGATCAACGGCCCAGTAGAAATGATGCTTGGAGTGCACGTATGAGAGAAAAG TATGGGCTGGATACATCTGAGTTCACATACAACCCCGCAGAGTCAAACAGGTACCAGCAGGTGGTGCCACCACCAGCCGAAGAAAGAAGCCGTTGCACAATTATGTGA